A genomic window from Rattus norvegicus strain BN/NHsdMcwi chromosome 9, GRCr8, whole genome shotgun sequence includes:
- the Brcc3 gene encoding lys-63-specific deubiquitinase BRCC36, producing the protein MAVPVVQAVQAVHLESDAFLVCLNHALSTEKEEVMGLCIGELNDDVRSESKFAHAGSDVCTVPEKVDSIRVVHIHSVIILRRSDKRKDRVEISPEQLSAASTEAERLAELTGRPMRVVGWYHSHPHITVWPSHVDVRTQAMYQMMDQGFVGLIFSCFIEDKNTKTGRVLYTCFQSVQAQKSSDYERIEIPVHVVPHVTIGKVCLESAVELPKILCQEEQDAYRRIHSLTHLDSVTKIHNGSVFTKNLCSQMSAVSGPLLQWLEDRLEQNQQHLRELQREKEELMAELRSLE; encoded by the coding sequence ATGGCGGTGCCGGTGGTTCAGGCCGTGCAGGCTGTCCATCTGGAGTCGGACGcctttctggtttgtctgaaCCACGCCCTGAGTACGGAGAAAGAGGAGGTGATGGGTCTGTGCATCGGGGAGCTGAACGACGACGTAAGGAGTGAGTCCAAATTCGCACACGCCGGAAGTGACGTGTGCACGGTTCCGGAGAAGGTGGATTCGATCAGAGTCGTCCACATCCACTCGGTCATCATCCTGCGCCGTTCTGACAAGAGGAAGGACCGCGTGGAGATTTCCCCAGAGCAGCTGTCTGCAGCCTCGACTGAGGCGGAAAGGTTGGCGGAACTCACTGGCCGTCCCATGAGAGTCGTCGGCTGGTACCATTCGCACCCTCACATAACGGTGTGGCCTTCACACGTGGATGTTCGCACGCAAGCCATGTACCAAATGATGGACCAAGGCTTCGTGGGACTTATTTTCTCCTGTTTCATAGAAGACAAGAACACAAAGACCGGACGTGTCCTCTACACTTGCTTCCAATCCGTACAAGCCCAGAAAAGCTCAGACTATGAGAGAATCGAAATCCCCGTCCACGTCGTTCCCCACGTCACCATCGGGAAAGTTTGCCTGGAGTCCGCGGTGGAGCTGCCGAAGATCCTGTGTCAGGAGGAGCAGGACGCGTACAGGCGGATCCATAGCCTCACACATCTGGACTCGGTGACCAAGATCCACAATGGCTCGGTCTTCACCAAGAATCTGTGCAGCCAGATGTCGGCGGTGAGTGGGCCTCTGCTGCAGTGGTTAGAGGACAGATTGGAGCAAAACCAGCAGCATCTGCGGGAGCTGCAGCGGGAGAAGGAGGAGCTCATGGCGGAGCTGCGTTCGCTCGAATAA